The following are encoded together in the Populus trichocarpa isolate Nisqually-1 chromosome 5, P.trichocarpa_v4.1, whole genome shotgun sequence genome:
- the LOC112327490 gene encoding uncharacterized protein LOC112327490 yields MNNRSRRKSPSQTSNQKPRQKQLGLIKEEYKMQQQQQSLQEHHDLQYPTQGQQNPAAIFDEPPQQLLPNHPLLSQQYLGHHVYGRDQQNYFYPSITAEQVRAWTDYQEFLCRQQREKKLQSLMSFLYSENSFLTPWSWNPQAPQTEEKRPMMFQPGSFFSYHIPPPQAEEEEHSRQSQSSKQP; encoded by the exons ATGAACAACAGATCAAGAAGAAAGAGTCCTTCTCAAACCAGCAACCAGAAGCCCCGACAAAAACAACTAGGtttgattaaagaagaatacaaaatgcagcagcagcagcaatcaTTGCAGGAGCATCATGACCTGCAATATCCAACACAGGGTCAGCAAAATCCTGCGGCTATCTTTGACGAACCACCACAGCAATTACTACCGAATCATCCCCTGTTGTCACAACAATATCTAGGACACCATGTATATGGCCGTGACCAGCAGAATTATTTTTATCCGTCAATAACAGCAGAACAAGTTCGTGCTTGGACTGATTACCAGGAATTTCTGTGTAGACAACAACGGGAAAAGAAACTACAAAGTCTAATGTCTTTCTTATATTCTGAAAACTCGTTCCTAACACCATGGAGTTGGAATCCTCAAGCTCCccaaacagaagaaaaaaggcCCATGATGTTCCAACCTGGTTCATTCTTTAGTTACCAT ATACCACCCCCGCAGGCTGAGGAGGAAGAACATTCAAGGCAGTCCCAGAGTTCCAAACAACCCTAG